In a single window of the Gossypium hirsutum isolate 1008001.06 chromosome D02, Gossypium_hirsutum_v2.1, whole genome shotgun sequence genome:
- the LOC107908403 gene encoding polcalcin Phl p 7 yields MAIKTRSYSVDGKHEMTVDEFKRWLKKFDEDKDGKISKDELADAIRVSGGWFARRKSKYGIRSVDANANGFVDDNEIKKPCRVCRKTLKCEDSAFVRC; encoded by the coding sequence ATGGCCATTAAGACTCGAAGCTATTCTGTCGATGGCAAGCACGAGATGACGGTTGATGAGTTCAAGAGATGGTTAAAGAAATTTGACGAAGATAAAGATGGAAAGATAAGCAAAGATGAGCTTGCTGATGCTATACGAGTCTCGGGTGGATGGTTTGCTAGGAGGAAGAGCAAATACGGCATACGATCTGTGGATGCCAATGCCAATGGCTTTGTtgatgacaatgagataaaaaaaCCTTGCAGAGTTTGCAGAAAAACACTTAAATGTGAGGATTCTGCATTTGTAAGGTGTTGA